Proteins encoded by one window of Sorangium aterium:
- a CDS encoding ATP-dependent DNA helicase, producing MPFDRAASLLGPSGPFARGLDGYEDREGQVAMASAVERALAEDRILLCEAGTGTGKTLAYLVPAILSGRKVVVSTATKALEDQIYTKDLPLVAEHLRLDPRAALVKGLGNYLCLRRFSELRTSPGAGAGIAGRSLPLIEAWAQETEMGDVAELAHLAEGDPLWREVASSSETRLGASCEHFERCFVTRMKRDSEAARLLVVNHHLFFADLALKIAGARRGFAGAGALPPYDAVIFDEAHQLEDIATGFFGVRVSRARVDSMLRDADRAFIASGLADRILGRGEGTAITAVVRESADALFDRLASLGGAAAGGGDRGEARSPLARDAWSGELLDAYHRLDDHLEALAAYASANAISEAVQLVGNRAAQLRDDAARIVDPATNQVTWVEVRGRAVSFGASPVDLGDMLREHVFERIGAVVLTSATLTTSGSAGAKFRFLRSRMGLDEDVSVPVDELEVPSPFDYPTAALLYTPRDLPEATDAAFVERAADRAAELIGITGGGAFLLCTSIRAMNALAAALRVRFARASAVARADGSAPGRQAPLLVQGDAPKGALLRRFRAERHAVLVATMSFWEGVDVPGEALRLVIIEKLPFAVPTDPVVAARCTAIEQNGGNPFIAYSVPQAAITLKQGFGRLIRARTDRGIVAILDRRIRTRGYGRVLLDSLPDARRTDRIEDVRAFWAARAADAEAERGAAPAGTGART from the coding sequence ATGCCCTTCGATCGAGCCGCGAGCCTGCTCGGGCCCTCTGGCCCGTTCGCGCGTGGCCTGGACGGGTACGAGGACCGAGAGGGGCAGGTGGCGATGGCGAGCGCCGTCGAGCGGGCGCTCGCGGAGGACCGCATCCTCCTTTGCGAGGCGGGCACCGGGACGGGCAAGACGCTCGCCTACCTGGTGCCCGCGATCCTGAGCGGTCGCAAGGTCGTCGTCTCGACCGCGACGAAGGCGCTCGAGGACCAGATCTACACGAAGGATCTGCCGCTCGTGGCCGAGCACCTCCGGCTGGATCCGCGCGCGGCGCTCGTGAAGGGGCTCGGCAACTACCTGTGCCTGCGGCGCTTCAGCGAGCTCCGGACGAGCCCCGGCGCGGGCGCCGGGATCGCGGGGCGCTCGCTGCCGCTGATCGAGGCGTGGGCGCAGGAGACCGAGATGGGCGACGTCGCGGAGCTCGCCCACCTCGCCGAGGGGGATCCGCTCTGGCGAGAGGTCGCGTCGTCCAGCGAGACGCGCCTCGGCGCCTCGTGCGAGCACTTCGAGCGGTGCTTCGTCACGCGGATGAAGCGCGACAGCGAGGCGGCGCGCCTCCTCGTCGTCAACCACCACCTCTTCTTCGCGGATCTCGCGCTGAAGATCGCCGGAGCGCGCCGCGGCTTCGCCGGCGCCGGCGCGCTCCCGCCGTACGATGCGGTCATCTTCGACGAGGCGCACCAGCTCGAGGACATCGCGACGGGCTTCTTCGGCGTCCGCGTCTCGCGCGCGCGGGTCGACTCGATGCTGCGCGACGCGGACCGGGCCTTCATCGCGTCGGGCCTCGCCGATCGCATCCTCGGGCGGGGCGAGGGGACGGCGATCACGGCCGTCGTGCGCGAGTCCGCGGACGCGCTCTTCGATCGGCTCGCCTCGCTGGGCGGCGCCGCCGCCGGCGGCGGGGATCGCGGCGAGGCCCGGAGCCCGCTCGCCAGGGACGCCTGGTCCGGCGAGCTGCTCGACGCGTACCACCGCCTCGACGACCACCTCGAGGCGCTCGCGGCGTACGCGAGCGCGAACGCGATCAGCGAGGCGGTGCAGCTCGTCGGCAACCGCGCCGCGCAGCTGCGGGACGACGCGGCGCGCATCGTCGACCCCGCGACGAACCAGGTCACGTGGGTCGAGGTGCGCGGCCGCGCCGTCTCGTTCGGCGCGTCGCCGGTCGATCTCGGGGACATGCTGCGCGAGCACGTCTTCGAGCGGATCGGCGCCGTGGTGCTGACGAGCGCCACGCTGACGACGAGCGGCTCCGCCGGGGCAAAGTTCCGCTTCCTCCGCTCGCGCATGGGCCTCGACGAGGACGTGTCGGTCCCTGTCGACGAGCTCGAGGTCCCGTCGCCCTTCGACTACCCGACCGCCGCGCTGCTCTACACGCCGCGCGATCTCCCCGAGGCGACCGACGCTGCGTTCGTCGAGCGCGCCGCCGATCGCGCGGCCGAGCTCATCGGCATCACGGGCGGCGGCGCGTTCCTCCTCTGCACGTCGATCCGCGCGATGAACGCGCTCGCCGCGGCCCTCCGCGTCCGGTTCGCGCGCGCCTCGGCGGTCGCCCGGGCGGACGGGAGCGCTCCGGGGCGGCAGGCTCCGCTGCTCGTGCAGGGGGACGCGCCGAAGGGCGCGCTGCTGCGCCGCTTCCGCGCAGAGCGGCACGCGGTGCTCGTCGCGACGATGAGCTTCTGGGAAGGGGTGGACGTCCCCGGCGAGGCGCTGCGCCTCGTGATCATCGAGAAGCTCCCGTTCGCCGTGCCGACCGATCCCGTCGTCGCGGCCCGGTGCACGGCGATCGAGCAGAACGGCGGCAACCCGTTCATCGCCTACAGCGTGCCGCAGGCCGCGATCACCTTGAAGCAGGGCTTCGGCCGGCTGATCCGCGCGCGCACCGATCGCGGCATCGTCGCGATCCTGGACCGCAGGATCCGCACGCGCGGCTACGGCCGCGTGCTGCTCGACAGCTTGCCCGACGCGCGCCGGACCGACCGCATCGAGGACGTGCGCGCGTTCTGGGCGGCCCGCGCGGCCGACGCGGAAGCGGAGCGAGGAGCAGCGCCGGCCGGGACAGGCGCGCGGACGTGA
- a CDS encoding GMC family oxidoreductase N-terminal domain-containing protein, giving the protein MKLPVFPEPPRAVSRERGERRSLSEATLRSRGAVEPLAPGEPRTQVKVFADYEGEVRASCEVLVVGSGPGGAVVAKELAEAGRDVILVEEGPPFGVEDFRQEAGESLSRTLREGGMRAARGRMLIPTMQAIALGGGSVVNSAICARSPAWVFDKWAERTGTASLTLDALLPHYDRVERLLGVSPTPMEVQGERNLRFKRGCDALGLSSEPTHRNVRGCRGSGECFTGCRNRAKMSTDVSYVPAAIRAGARVFTSVRAEHLLLSGRRAAGMRGRTIEPFTWREGAPVEIRAELVVLAAGCMATPLILLRSGAAGSSGYVGNELQLHPGLAIMAVFPEPIDPWEGATQGYHSLHFIEQGIKLEVLWSPPAVLAARFPGFGHDYQRHLRTYNRMAPFDVIIAAEQSRGTVRPKRGSWDPDVRFDYAPRDVEKIQRGLGILSDICWAAGASSILPGLHGVPDELRSPKEAEILKSKRLDGRDTITAANHAFGTARMSRRPRDGVVDEEGRCHDLDNVYVADTSVFPGSPAVNPMLTCMALADRIACGIIERW; this is encoded by the coding sequence ATGAAGCTCCCCGTCTTCCCGGAACCGCCTCGCGCCGTGAGCCGCGAGCGCGGCGAGCGGCGCTCGCTCTCCGAGGCCACGCTCCGATCGCGGGGCGCTGTGGAGCCGCTCGCGCCCGGCGAGCCGCGCACCCAGGTGAAGGTGTTCGCCGACTACGAGGGCGAGGTGCGGGCGTCGTGCGAGGTGCTCGTCGTCGGCTCGGGTCCGGGCGGCGCGGTCGTCGCCAAGGAGCTCGCCGAGGCGGGGCGCGACGTGATCCTCGTCGAGGAGGGGCCGCCGTTCGGGGTGGAGGATTTCCGCCAGGAGGCGGGCGAGTCGCTCTCGCGCACGCTGCGCGAGGGCGGGATGCGCGCCGCCCGCGGGCGCATGCTCATCCCGACCATGCAGGCGATCGCGCTCGGGGGCGGCTCGGTCGTCAACTCGGCCATCTGCGCGCGCTCGCCCGCCTGGGTGTTCGACAAGTGGGCAGAGCGGACCGGCACGGCCTCGCTCACCCTGGACGCGCTGCTGCCCCACTACGATCGCGTCGAGCGCCTGCTCGGCGTCTCGCCCACGCCGATGGAAGTGCAGGGCGAGCGCAACCTGCGCTTCAAGCGCGGCTGCGATGCGCTGGGGCTGTCGAGCGAGCCGACCCACCGCAACGTGCGCGGCTGCCGCGGCTCGGGCGAGTGCTTCACGGGGTGTCGCAACCGCGCAAAGATGTCGACCGACGTCTCGTACGTCCCCGCCGCGATCCGGGCGGGCGCGCGCGTCTTCACCAGCGTGCGCGCCGAGCACCTGCTCCTCTCCGGCAGGCGCGCCGCCGGGATGCGCGGGCGCACGATCGAGCCCTTCACGTGGCGCGAGGGGGCGCCCGTCGAGATAAGGGCGGAGCTCGTCGTGCTCGCGGCCGGCTGCATGGCGACCCCGCTCATCCTGCTCCGCAGCGGCGCCGCCGGCTCGAGCGGCTACGTGGGCAACGAGCTGCAGCTCCACCCGGGGCTCGCCATCATGGCGGTGTTCCCCGAGCCCATCGATCCATGGGAGGGCGCGACCCAGGGCTATCATTCGCTCCACTTCATCGAGCAAGGGATCAAGCTGGAGGTCCTCTGGTCGCCTCCGGCGGTGCTCGCCGCGCGATTCCCCGGCTTCGGGCACGACTACCAGCGTCACCTCCGGACATACAACCGGATGGCGCCGTTCGACGTCATCATTGCTGCCGAGCAGTCGCGCGGGACGGTGCGTCCGAAGCGAGGCAGCTGGGACCCTGATGTGCGATTCGACTACGCACCGCGCGACGTCGAGAAGATCCAGCGCGGTCTCGGCATCCTGTCCGACATCTGCTGGGCGGCGGGGGCCTCGTCGATCCTGCCCGGGCTGCACGGGGTGCCCGACGAGCTGAGGTCGCCGAAAGAAGCCGAGATCCTGAAGAGCAAACGGCTCGACGGACGAGACACGATCACCGCGGCGAATCACGCCTTCGGCACGGCGCGGATGTCGAGGCGCCCGCGGGACGGGGTGGTCGATGAGGAGGGGCGCTGCCACGATCTGGACAATGTGTACGTCGCTGACACGAGCGTCTTTCCTGGAAGTCCCGCAGTGAATCCGATGCTTACGTGCATGGCGCTGGCCGATCGGATCGCATGCGGCATCATCGAGCGCTGGTGA
- a CDS encoding ArsR/SmtB family transcription factor — MVSVVETPAQPEEAVARCELYRLLADPVRVRLLGLAAAEELAVGELAELLREGQPKISRHAAALREAGILLARRQGTWTLLRLDPRATTDPVVDDAVRAGQRACAADGTLARVEEVLAARDAETREFFARGGRPLRPGPPSELAAYLAALAPLLPHRRLAVDAGTGDGALLEVLSPVFDRVVALDRASAQLQLAGERLRRRSLENVELVCGEIDGPEVIRAVARALGGDPPEAGEALSGGADVVFAARVLHHAPQPAKAMRALVELARPAAQGRGDGAHARGGAVCVLDYEAHHDQALREQEADIWLGFSPGDLRGLAEEAGLCGVELRRLPSAWQGEGPDRHLVWQLLVGWRGARTSAFTEKAKGHHDC; from the coding sequence ATGGTCTCGGTCGTAGAGACGCCGGCTCAACCGGAGGAGGCGGTCGCGCGGTGCGAGCTGTACCGGCTGCTGGCGGATCCGGTGCGGGTGCGGCTCCTCGGCCTGGCCGCGGCGGAAGAGCTCGCCGTCGGAGAGCTGGCCGAGCTGCTCCGCGAGGGTCAGCCGAAGATCTCCCGCCACGCGGCCGCGCTCCGCGAGGCGGGGATCCTGCTCGCCCGGCGCCAGGGGACGTGGACGCTGCTCCGCCTGGACCCGCGCGCGACGACCGATCCCGTGGTCGACGACGCCGTGCGCGCGGGCCAGCGCGCGTGCGCGGCGGACGGGACGCTCGCGCGCGTCGAGGAGGTGCTGGCCGCGCGCGACGCCGAGACGCGCGAGTTCTTCGCGCGCGGCGGGCGGCCGTTGCGCCCGGGGCCGCCGTCCGAGCTCGCCGCCTACCTCGCGGCGCTCGCGCCGCTCCTGCCCCATCGGCGGCTGGCGGTCGACGCGGGCACCGGCGACGGGGCGCTGCTCGAGGTGCTGTCGCCCGTCTTCGATCGCGTCGTCGCGCTCGATCGCGCGAGCGCGCAGCTGCAGCTCGCCGGGGAGCGCCTGCGGAGGCGCAGCCTCGAGAACGTCGAGCTGGTGTGCGGCGAGATCGACGGGCCCGAGGTGATCCGGGCCGTGGCGCGCGCGCTCGGCGGCGATCCTCCGGAGGCCGGCGAGGCCCTCTCCGGGGGCGCCGACGTCGTCTTCGCGGCGCGCGTGCTGCACCACGCGCCTCAGCCGGCGAAGGCGATGCGCGCGCTCGTCGAGCTCGCGCGCCCGGCCGCCCAAGGCCGCGGCGACGGCGCTCACGCCCGCGGGGGCGCGGTGTGCGTGCTCGATTACGAGGCGCACCACGATCAGGCCCTCCGGGAGCAGGAGGCGGACATCTGGCTCGGCTTCTCGCCGGGCGACCTCCGAGGCCTCGCCGAGGAGGCCGGGCTCTGCGGCGTCGAGCTCCGGCGGCTGCCGTCCGCATGGCAGGGCGAAGGCCCGGATCGACACCTGGTTTGGCAGCTGCTCGTCGGCTGGCGCGGCGCGCGCACAAGCGCATTCACCGAAAAGGCAAAGGGACACCATGACTGCTGA
- a CDS encoding peptidylprolyl isomerase has product MNRLSQIFGAAIIIAIAVVFIVQFRPSTGPVQSAGRTCAVEVRGSCISSTDFNASKNLLAMRSVDENRLRAMGYRRLTAEGLYERWLLNEDAKRLGITVSDDELTNELVSGRVHVSLPADKIRQVGYALSLREDLTRYLDVRNRQTKKFDNKQYEKQIRNITKMSPTDFRDYQRKELIAARMRDLIRARVRVGENEAFEQFSREKSTRTLAYVRFDRRFYSDLIVDTSEKAIQAWADTNKEELDKAWEGRKAQYQPECRVARELVVEVKPEEAEQGPEAGKAAAKARIEGAVQRLKKGESFADVARTASDGPSAARGGELGCVAKGRLSKPVEDKLFEMKAGDVSDLIETEDGFHVIKLEQIAKDAEAEKIGRQEAARDLYIAHESERLAAEAAKQVLAAAAGGKSLEDALAAYMAQLTPAKPKEKASEKAGTAAPGAKAGGEPAAAKQEGNKEAGAKEDGQADAGDARAPYTIANHPNRPTVETSLPFNVSGSPIADAKDSTEAARIAFQLDKPGDLPKDVVALANGYAVIQLKEKTSASQEQWDKDREFYTSAMRAAKQNDALIGYVRRLKSTIGSEVKYDQNLLKESKPAEDGSGEPPLPLEDEGE; this is encoded by the coding sequence GTGAACAGACTGAGCCAAATCTTCGGCGCTGCCATCATCATCGCGATCGCCGTCGTCTTCATCGTCCAGTTCCGCCCGAGCACGGGCCCCGTGCAGTCGGCCGGAAGGACCTGTGCCGTCGAGGTCCGAGGCAGCTGCATCTCCTCGACCGACTTCAACGCGTCCAAGAACCTGCTCGCGATGCGGAGCGTCGACGAAAACCGCCTCCGGGCGATGGGTTACCGGCGGCTCACGGCGGAGGGGCTCTACGAGCGGTGGCTCCTCAATGAGGACGCGAAGCGCCTCGGGATCACCGTCTCGGACGACGAGCTCACGAACGAGCTCGTGTCTGGCAGGGTCCATGTCTCGCTCCCGGCAGACAAGATCCGCCAGGTCGGTTACGCCCTCAGCCTCCGGGAAGACCTCACTCGCTACCTGGACGTCCGCAACCGGCAAACGAAGAAATTCGACAACAAGCAGTACGAGAAGCAAATCCGGAACATCACGAAGATGAGCCCCACCGACTTCCGCGATTACCAGCGGAAGGAGCTCATCGCCGCCCGGATGCGCGACCTCATCCGGGCGCGGGTCCGTGTCGGCGAGAATGAGGCGTTCGAGCAGTTCTCGCGCGAGAAATCCACCAGGACGCTCGCCTACGTGCGCTTCGACCGGCGCTTCTACAGCGACCTCATCGTGGACACGTCGGAGAAGGCGATCCAGGCCTGGGCCGACACCAACAAGGAAGAGCTCGACAAGGCCTGGGAGGGGCGGAAGGCGCAGTATCAGCCCGAGTGCCGCGTCGCCCGAGAGCTCGTGGTCGAGGTGAAGCCCGAGGAGGCCGAGCAGGGGCCGGAGGCGGGCAAGGCGGCCGCGAAGGCGCGGATCGAGGGCGCGGTCCAGCGCCTCAAGAAGGGCGAGAGCTTCGCCGACGTGGCCCGCACCGCGAGCGACGGGCCGAGCGCGGCGCGCGGCGGCGAGCTCGGATGCGTGGCCAAGGGCCGCCTGAGCAAGCCTGTCGAGGACAAGCTCTTCGAGATGAAGGCGGGCGACGTGTCGGACCTCATCGAGACCGAGGACGGCTTCCACGTGATCAAGCTCGAGCAGATCGCGAAGGACGCCGAGGCCGAGAAGATCGGCCGGCAAGAGGCGGCGCGCGACCTCTACATCGCCCACGAGTCGGAGCGGCTCGCGGCCGAGGCCGCGAAGCAGGTGCTCGCCGCCGCCGCGGGCGGCAAGTCGCTGGAGGACGCGCTCGCCGCCTACATGGCCCAGCTCACGCCGGCGAAACCGAAGGAGAAAGCGAGCGAGAAGGCAGGCACCGCGGCGCCGGGCGCGAAGGCGGGCGGCGAGCCCGCCGCGGCGAAGCAGGAAGGGAACAAGGAGGCGGGCGCGAAGGAGGATGGCCAGGCCGATGCCGGGGATGCGCGGGCTCCCTACACGATCGCGAACCACCCGAACCGGCCCACCGTCGAGACGAGCCTGCCGTTCAATGTCTCCGGCTCGCCCATCGCGGACGCGAAGGACAGCACCGAGGCCGCGCGCATCGCCTTCCAGCTCGACAAGCCGGGCGATCTGCCCAAGGACGTCGTGGCGCTGGCGAACGGTTATGCCGTGATCCAGCTCAAGGAGAAGACCTCCGCGAGCCAGGAGCAGTGGGACAAGGACCGCGAGTTCTACACGTCGGCCATGCGCGCCGCGAAGCAGAACGACGCGCTCATCGGGTACGTGCGCCGGCTGAAGTCGACGATCGGCAGCGAGGTGAAGTACGACCAGAACCTCCTGAAGGAGTCCAAGCCTGCCGAGGATGGCTCCGGCGAGCCGCCGCTGCCGCTCGAAGACGAGGGGGAATGA
- a CDS encoding PilZ domain-containing protein, with the protein MIRRRTLTPPSLQIPPELLANRRRSPRRELSERVRLETGERAVAGWTLNVSVGGLRVVIENSLDPGTELTVWLDGRSPRPGRIMWVQDEPDGSIVGVCFLDGLEDREGINGLGGLEGGPSRSPRSSS; encoded by the coding sequence GTGATTCGACGCAGAACCCTCACACCCCCGTCCCTCCAGATTCCCCCTGAGCTCCTGGCCAACCGTCGCAGGAGCCCCCGCCGCGAGCTGAGCGAACGGGTACGCCTGGAGACCGGCGAGCGCGCCGTCGCCGGCTGGACGCTGAACGTGAGCGTCGGCGGGCTCAGGGTAGTGATAGAAAATTCACTCGACCCTGGTACGGAACTAACGGTCTGGCTCGACGGCAGGAGCCCGCGTCCAGGTAGGATAATGTGGGTACAAGACGAGCCCGATGGGTCGATCGTCGGTGTGTGTTTCCTGGATGGTCTGGAGGATCGAGAGGGCATCAACGGCCTGGGGGGCCTGGAAGGCGGCCCCTCGAGGTCGCCGCGATCGAGCTCCTGA
- the ahcY gene encoding adenosylhomocysteinase — MTAEKKLSYKVADITLADWGRKEIRIAEKEMPGLMALRAEYGPTQPLKGARVAGCLHMTIQTAVLIETLVALGAEVTWTSCNIYSTQDHAAAAIAAAGIPVFAWKGETLEEYDWCIEQQLYAFKGGKGPNMILDDGGDLTIVAHEKHPELFTGADPIRGLSEETTTGVHRLYEMHRAGKLKVPAINVNDSVTKSKFDNLYGCRESLGDGIKRATDVMFAGKVAVVCGYGDVGKGCAQSLRGLGARVIITEIDPICALQAAMEGYEVKRLETVAPVGDIFVTATGCENVVRAEHMLAMKDEAILCNIGHFDSEIQIAWLEKNPEIKEENIKPQVDHFIFPDGKRLIVLARGRLVNLGCATGHPSFVMSTSFSNQVLAQIALWTEKHTIGVHLLPKKLDEKVAALHLPKLGVELTQLTTEQAKYLGVPAEGPFKAENYRY, encoded by the coding sequence ATGACTGCTGAGAAGAAGCTCTCCTACAAGGTCGCCGACATCACGCTCGCGGACTGGGGTCGCAAGGAGATCCGCATCGCCGAGAAGGAGATGCCCGGGCTGATGGCGCTCAGGGCGGAGTACGGCCCGACGCAGCCGCTCAAGGGCGCGCGCGTCGCCGGCTGCCTCCACATGACGATCCAGACGGCGGTGCTGATCGAGACGCTGGTGGCCCTCGGCGCGGAGGTCACGTGGACGAGCTGCAACATCTACTCGACGCAGGACCACGCGGCGGCGGCGATCGCGGCGGCCGGCATCCCGGTCTTCGCGTGGAAGGGCGAGACCCTCGAGGAGTACGACTGGTGCATCGAGCAGCAGCTCTACGCCTTCAAGGGCGGCAAGGGGCCCAACATGATCCTCGATGACGGCGGCGATCTCACGATCGTCGCCCACGAGAAGCACCCGGAGCTCTTCACCGGCGCCGACCCGATCCGCGGGCTCTCCGAGGAGACGACGACCGGCGTGCACCGGCTCTACGAGATGCACCGCGCGGGCAAGCTGAAGGTGCCCGCGATCAACGTCAACGACTCGGTGACCAAGAGCAAGTTCGACAACCTCTACGGTTGCCGCGAGTCGCTGGGCGACGGGATCAAGCGGGCCACCGACGTGATGTTCGCCGGCAAGGTCGCCGTCGTGTGCGGCTACGGCGACGTCGGCAAGGGGTGCGCGCAGTCGCTGCGCGGCCTGGGGGCGCGCGTGATCATCACCGAGATCGACCCGATCTGCGCGCTGCAGGCGGCGATGGAGGGCTACGAGGTGAAGCGCCTCGAGACCGTCGCCCCGGTCGGCGACATCTTCGTCACGGCGACGGGCTGCGAGAACGTCGTCCGGGCGGAGCACATGCTCGCGATGAAGGACGAGGCGATCCTCTGCAACATCGGGCACTTCGACTCGGAGATCCAGATCGCGTGGCTCGAGAAGAACCCCGAGATCAAGGAGGAGAACATCAAGCCGCAGGTCGATCACTTCATCTTCCCGGACGGCAAGCGGCTGATCGTCCTCGCGCGCGGCCGGCTCGTGAACCTCGGTTGCGCCACCGGCCACCCGTCGTTCGTGATGTCGACCTCGTTCTCCAACCAGGTCCTCGCGCAGATCGCCCTGTGGACCGAGAAGCACACGATCGGCGTCCACCTGCTGCCGAAGAAGCTCGACGAGAAGGTCGCGGCGCTGCACCTGCCGAAGCTCGGGGTCGAGCTGACCCAGCTCACGACGGAGCAGGCGAAGTACCTGGGCGTCCCCGCCGAGGGCCCCTTCAAGGCCGAGAACTACCGCTACTGA
- a CDS encoding M16 family metallopeptidase: MTSLPLRDARDVVLPNGLKVVLVPQPHVHRAVASLYLRVGSRFESQQNNGISHFLEHMVFRGTSTLPSAHAQALAFERLGGTLYAATHVDHGVMSISVPPTNLEPVLALLGEVTTSPRFTAIEVERGIVREEILEDLDDEGRDIDADNNARALMYERHPLGFTITGDIAALDRFDEPMLRAHHARHYTTANAVLCLAGRLDPEACARAAERHFGAMPRGEQVPAAPPPNGQKKPRFRFIENQSSQTDLRIAFRGVSERDPREPAVEMLLRVLDDGMSTRLYERICDRLGLCYDVSGMFEAYEDDGVVDIAAGVQHDRATVVVREIFALLRELAEVGPREDELAKARDRHLWSVEAMLDDVEATAGFHGLAALADITRTPEARHEELARVSVADVRDAARALFRPERLTVVAVGLLRSSEEAKLEKAVRSFG, translated from the coding sequence ATGACGTCGCTCCCGCTGCGTGACGCGCGCGACGTCGTCCTCCCGAACGGCCTCAAGGTCGTCCTCGTCCCGCAACCGCACGTCCACCGGGCGGTCGCCTCGCTGTACCTGCGCGTCGGCTCACGGTTCGAGAGCCAGCAGAACAACGGAATCTCGCACTTCCTGGAGCACATGGTGTTCCGGGGGACGTCGACGCTGCCGTCCGCGCACGCGCAGGCGCTCGCCTTCGAGCGCCTCGGAGGGACGCTCTACGCGGCGACCCACGTCGACCACGGCGTGATGAGCATCTCCGTGCCGCCGACGAACCTGGAGCCGGTGCTCGCCCTGCTCGGCGAGGTGACCACGTCGCCCCGCTTCACCGCGATCGAGGTCGAGCGCGGCATCGTGCGCGAGGAGATCCTCGAGGACCTCGACGACGAGGGGCGCGACATCGACGCGGACAACAACGCGCGCGCGCTCATGTACGAGCGACACCCGCTCGGGTTCACCATCACGGGCGACATCGCGGCGCTCGATCGGTTCGACGAGCCGATGCTGCGCGCCCACCACGCCCGGCACTACACGACGGCGAACGCGGTGCTCTGCCTGGCGGGTCGGCTCGATCCCGAGGCGTGCGCGCGGGCCGCCGAGCGGCACTTCGGCGCCATGCCGCGCGGCGAGCAGGTGCCCGCCGCGCCGCCGCCCAACGGGCAGAAGAAGCCGAGGTTCCGCTTCATCGAGAACCAGTCGAGCCAGACCGATCTGCGGATCGCGTTCCGGGGCGTGAGCGAGCGCGATCCGCGCGAGCCCGCCGTGGAGATGCTGCTCCGCGTCCTCGACGACGGCATGTCGACGCGGCTGTACGAGCGGATCTGCGATCGGCTGGGCCTCTGCTACGACGTGTCGGGGATGTTCGAGGCCTACGAGGACGACGGGGTCGTCGACATCGCCGCGGGCGTCCAGCACGACCGCGCGACCGTGGTGGTCCGGGAGATCTTCGCGTTGCTCCGCGAGCTCGCCGAGGTCGGCCCGCGCGAGGACGAGCTCGCCAAGGCGCGGGACCGCCACCTCTGGTCGGTGGAGGCGATGCTCGACGACGTCGAGGCGACCGCCGGCTTCCATGGGCTCGCCGCGCTCGCCGACATCACGCGCACCCCGGAGGCGCGGCACGAGGAGCTCGCGCGCGTCAGCGTCGCCGACGTGCGCGACGCCGCGCGCGCGCTGTTCAGGCCGGAGCGCCTGACCGTGGTGGCCGTGGGCCTGCTCCGCTCCTCGGAAGAGGCGAAGCTGGAGAAGGCCGTCCGCTCGTTCGGTTGA
- a CDS encoding gluconate 2-dehydrogenase subunit 3 family protein: MSELVAHLPVIGPLVALVALALAAVFLARRASAPAAPSSALSVKERAIVAACADALFPAGGPIPVSGTEAGLVEYMDRYVARTPRPLRPYMRLLFHFVELSPWVFGPRRARFTRLPQADRIAVLASMAQSCIYLRRVTFLSLRTMLSMGYLANEKVAGAIGVACCATPFERRAAGRAAGEPAAAAPPSLVPGVTA, encoded by the coding sequence ATGAGCGAGCTCGTTGCGCACCTGCCCGTGATCGGTCCCCTCGTCGCCCTGGTGGCGCTCGCCCTCGCCGCCGTCTTCCTCGCGCGCAGGGCGTCGGCTCCTGCTGCTCCCTCTTCCGCGCTGTCCGTGAAGGAGCGGGCCATCGTGGCGGCCTGCGCTGACGCCCTGTTCCCGGCCGGGGGTCCAATCCCGGTCTCCGGCACGGAGGCCGGGCTGGTCGAGTACATGGACCGCTACGTCGCGCGCACGCCGCGGCCTCTCCGGCCCTACATGCGGCTGCTGTTCCACTTCGTCGAGCTCTCGCCGTGGGTCTTTGGGCCGCGCCGCGCCCGCTTCACGCGTCTCCCGCAGGCCGATCGCATCGCGGTGCTCGCGTCGATGGCGCAGAGCTGCATCTATCTCCGGCGGGTGACGTTCCTCTCGCTGCGGACGATGCTCTCGATGGGGTATCTCGCGAACGAGAAGGTCGCCGGCGCGATCGGCGTCGCCTGCTGCGCCACGCCCTTCGAGCGCCGCGCCGCCGGGAGAGCGGCGGGTGAGCCCGCCGCCGCGGCGCCCCCGTCGCTCGTGCCGGGGGTGACGGCATGA